From one Chromatiales bacterium genomic stretch:
- a CDS encoding UDP-3-O-acyl-N-acetylglucosamine deacetylase gives MIKQRTLKNSIEAVGIGLHTGKKIKLALHSAPANTGIVFRRVDLKEIAEIPAHARNVTDTRLSTTLGIDNTHISTVEHLLAAIAGLGIDNLYVDVDAPEVPIMDGSAGPFVFLLQSGGIEEQNAPKKSIRIKKEIKIEDEDRWICLKPHEGFKIAFTIDFDHPVFQSREQRVEIDFSDTSFVASVSRSRTFGFLRDYEKLRERGLVLGGSLENAIVVGEHRIMNEDGLRSEDECVKHKILDIIGDLYLLGHGLIGCCEGYKSGHELNNRLLIKLLEDVEAWEEISLQDAYATVPPIIYPLTDDYA, from the coding sequence TTGATAAAGCAAAGAACATTAAAGAACTCTATTGAAGCAGTAGGAATAGGTCTTCACACTGGTAAGAAAATAAAATTGGCATTGCACTCAGCGCCGGCTAATACGGGCATTGTATTTCGCCGCGTTGACTTAAAAGAAATTGCTGAGATTCCAGCACACGCGCGCAATGTGACGGACACTCGGCTTTCAACGACTTTGGGTATAGATAATACGCATATCTCTACGGTTGAACATTTACTGGCTGCTATCGCAGGTTTAGGCATAGATAATTTGTATGTTGATGTAGATGCCCCTGAGGTACCGATTATGGACGGTAGCGCAGGTCCTTTCGTATTTTTGTTACAGTCCGGTGGTATAGAAGAGCAAAATGCACCCAAAAAGTCTATACGCATAAAAAAAGAAATTAAAATAGAGGATGAAGATAGATGGATATGTTTAAAACCTCATGAAGGGTTTAAGATTGCGTTTACTATTGATTTTGACCACCCAGTATTTCAGTCTCGTGAGCAGCGGGTTGAAATAGACTTTAGTGATACTTCTTTCGTAGCTAGTGTAAGTCGCTCTAGAACCTTCGGTTTTCTTCGCGACTACGAGAAATTACGTGAACGGGGATTGGTTTTAGGTGGCAGTTTGGAGAATGCTATCGTCGTAGGCGAACATCGTATCATGAATGAGGATGGACTGCGCTCGGAAGATGAATGTGTAAAGCATAAAATACTTGATATCATCGGAGATTTATATCTGCTTGGACACGGCTTAATCGGCTGCTGCGAGGGTTATAAGTCTGGACACGAGTTGAACAATCGTTTACTAATTAAGCTACTTGAGGATGTTGAAGCATGGGAAGAGATTTCTCTTCAAGATGCTTACGCTACCGTTCCTCCTATTATTTATCCCTTGACTGACGATTATGCTTAA
- a CDS encoding DUF721 domain-containing protein, with amino-acid sequence MHNEHFTVNLIFYKDKQIDMKKLCDLINPDLLGKVELLAAMSASVHSRLPQEIAAHCWVGGYEKDHIVLITDYPHHAIYMRCHQREILTQLKEEFSTDLPPSIRKVRIKVSRILSKD; translated from the coding sequence GTGCATAACGAACATTTTACAGTAAACTTAATCTTTTATAAGGATAAACAGATTGACATGAAAAAACTCTGCGATTTAATTAACCCCGATTTACTCGGCAAGGTTGAGTTGCTTGCGGCTATGAGTGCTAGTGTCCACAGTAGACTACCGCAGGAAATAGCGGCACACTGCTGGGTAGGCGGCTATGAAAAAGACCATATCGTTCTGATTACTGATTACCCTCACCATGCTATTTATATGCGCTGTCATCAGCGCGAGATATTGACGCAACTGAAAGAAGAATTTAGCACTGACTTACCACCCAGCATTAGGAAAGTGCGTATTAAGGTCTCTAGAATACTATCAAAAGACTAA